From a region of the Mucilaginibacter auburnensis genome:
- a CDS encoding Tex family protein, with the protein MTDHYKKIATEFSIAERQVNATVQLLDEGATVPFISRYRKELTGSLDEVQVAGIRDRIQQLRELDKRREAILNSLTEMGKLTPELEEQIKAAETMVLLEDIYLPYRPKRKTRATTAREKGLQPLADALLAQNKFDVETEAEKYISEEKGVDSIEEALAGARDIIAEFISENAEVRAKLRELFVEKGTFKSRVAPGKEEAGIKYKDYFDWEEPVKSAPSHRILAMRRGEKEEILFLDTLPPEEEAIALLENAFITGHNNAAEQVRLAIYDGYKRLLRPSMETEVRLLTKKRADEEAIRVFAENARQLLLAAPLGQKRMMAIDPGFRTGCKVVCLDEQGKLLEYTAIFPHTGAGQAKEAEKTVKHLFEHYNIEAIAIGNGTAGRETELFVRQLNLPNAVVVMVNESGASIYSASEVAREEFPDKDVTVRGAVSIGRRLMDPLAELVKIDPKSIGVGQYQHDVDQNKLQASLDDTVISCVNAVGVELNTASKQILSYVSGLGPQLAQNIVAYRDVNGAFTRRDQLKKVPRLGDKAFEQAAGFLRIHNAENPLDASAVHPERYTLVAQMAKDKGCTVSELMRDEKLRKSIPLQKYATETVGLPTLNDIMAELAKPGRDPREQFEAFSFTEGVNSINDLKPGMKLPGIVTNITNFGAFVDIGVHQDGLVHLSQIANRFVKDANEVLKVHQQVEVTVTEVDVNRKRISLSMKTDEQQRERSAIPQHAQNKPGNFQQPKKKQAEPETDMAMKLAALKSKFR; encoded by the coding sequence ATGACAGATCATTATAAAAAAATAGCGACGGAGTTTTCCATTGCCGAAAGACAGGTAAATGCCACCGTGCAATTGCTTGACGAAGGTGCCACGGTACCATTTATTTCGCGTTATCGTAAAGAGCTCACTGGCAGTTTAGATGAGGTGCAGGTGGCAGGTATACGCGACCGTATACAGCAACTGCGCGAACTGGACAAACGCCGCGAAGCTATACTGAATTCGCTTACCGAGATGGGCAAGCTCACGCCCGAACTGGAAGAACAGATAAAAGCAGCCGAAACAATGGTGTTGCTGGAAGATATTTATTTGCCTTATCGCCCTAAGCGTAAAACACGCGCCACAACCGCGCGCGAAAAAGGTTTGCAACCACTGGCCGATGCTTTATTGGCTCAAAATAAATTTGATGTTGAAACCGAAGCTGAAAAGTATATTTCTGAAGAAAAGGGAGTAGACAGTATTGAAGAAGCATTAGCCGGGGCGCGTGATATTATTGCTGAGTTTATCAGCGAAAATGCGGAGGTGCGGGCGAAGCTGCGGGAGTTGTTTGTAGAGAAAGGCACATTTAAAAGTCGCGTTGCACCGGGTAAAGAAGAGGCGGGTATTAAATATAAAGATTACTTTGATTGGGAAGAGCCGGTTAAATCGGCGCCATCTCACCGCATATTGGCCATGCGTCGCGGCGAAAAGGAGGAAATATTATTCCTGGATACCTTACCGCCCGAAGAGGAAGCCATCGCCTTATTGGAAAATGCTTTTATCACAGGCCATAACAATGCAGCTGAGCAAGTGCGTTTAGCTATATATGATGGATATAAAAGATTACTTCGCCCCTCAATGGAAACCGAGGTTCGCCTGCTAACCAAAAAGCGCGCCGACGAAGAAGCGATACGAGTTTTTGCAGAGAACGCAAGGCAATTATTATTAGCCGCCCCGCTCGGTCAAAAACGCATGATGGCTATTGACCCGGGTTTCCGTACAGGTTGTAAAGTGGTGTGCCTGGATGAACAGGGCAAGTTATTAGAGTATACAGCCATATTTCCGCATACCGGCGCCGGGCAAGCTAAGGAGGCAGAAAAGACGGTAAAGCATCTGTTTGAACACTACAACATAGAAGCTATAGCTATTGGCAACGGCACTGCCGGCCGGGAAACAGAGTTGTTTGTGCGCCAGTTAAACTTGCCAAACGCAGTTGTAGTAATGGTGAACGAAAGCGGAGCATCTATCTACTCCGCATCAGAAGTAGCGAGAGAGGAATTTCCTGATAAAGATGTTACGGTACGCGGCGCGGTATCAATAGGCCGCCGACTAATGGACCCACTGGCGGAGTTGGTTAAAATTGATCCTAAGTCGATAGGGGTGGGGCAGTACCAGCACGATGTTGATCAGAATAAATTGCAGGCATCGTTGGATGATACGGTAATTAGCTGCGTAAATGCGGTTGGGGTGGAGTTGAATACAGCATCTAAACAAATACTATCTTATGTATCGGGCCTTGGTCCGCAACTCGCTCAAAATATTGTTGCTTATCGTGATGTTAACGGCGCGTTCACCCGTCGAGATCAGCTCAAAAAAGTTCCACGTCTTGGCGATAAAGCCTTTGAACAGGCTGCAGGTTTCCTGCGCATACATAATGCAGAGAATCCATTGGATGCAAGCGCCGTACACCCTGAACGTTATACGCTTGTTGCGCAAATGGCTAAAGACAAAGGCTGTACAGTTAGTGAACTAATGCGAGATGAAAAGCTGCGTAAAAGCATCCCGCTACAAAAATACGCTACTGAAACAGTTGGCTTACCCACCCTGAATGATATTATGGCCGAGTTGGCCAAACCCGGTCGTGACCCACGCGAGCAGTTTGAGGCTTTTAGTTTTACCGAAGGGGTTAACAGCATCAATGACTTAAAACCAGGCATGAAACTGCCGGGTATTGTAACCAATATTACCAACTTTGGAGCTTTTGTAGATATTGGGGTACACCAGGACGGTTTGGTGCACTTGAGCCAGATAGCCAACCGCTTTGTTAAGGATGCCAACGAAGTGCTTAAGGTGCATCAGCAGGTTGAAGTTACGGTTACGGAAGTTGACGTAAACCGCAAACGTATATCGCTATCTATGAAAACTGATGAGCAGCAACGCGAGCGTAGCGCAATACCGCAGCATGCCCAAAACAAACCGGGCAATTTCCAACAACCTAAAAAGAAACAGGCAGAGCCGGAAACAGATATGGCCATGAAACTTGCAGCATTAAAAAGCAAGTTCAGATAG
- a CDS encoding cell division protein FtsX, with amino-acid sequence MEEFEVSESAKKTKTIYISTVFGISMVLLMVGLLGLLLVHANHLSRYVKENIVLNIFVDEAAREADVRQLQTQLDANPAVKQAIYVSKELAARNLQKDLGEDFVKFLGYNPLSQSLDVYLNADYANNAQITKLKEQLLKNPLVKEVKYQQSLVDQMNQNLTAISLVILAFASIFVVVSVALINNTIRLAIYSQRFLIKSMQLVGATKNFIRKPFILYGIWHGILGGLIAIIILIGTLYLANLQIPDLIILQSNVEFGIVFLLVLGLGVFISGVSTWLAVNKFLRLKIYDLYR; translated from the coding sequence ATGGAAGAATTTGAAGTAAGCGAATCAGCAAAGAAAACCAAGACCATCTATATATCTACAGTATTCGGCATATCAATGGTATTGCTGATGGTGGGCTTGTTAGGTTTGTTGCTTGTGCACGCCAATCACCTGTCGCGTTACGTAAAAGAGAATATTGTGCTTAACATATTTGTTGATGAAGCCGCCCGCGAAGCTGATGTAAGGCAATTGCAAACGCAACTGGATGCCAATCCGGCTGTAAAACAAGCTATCTACGTAAGCAAAGAGTTGGCAGCACGTAATCTTCAAAAAGATCTGGGCGAAGATTTTGTTAAGTTTTTGGGTTACAACCCGCTATCGCAATCGCTTGATGTTTATCTGAATGCTGATTATGCTAACAATGCGCAAATAACTAAACTTAAAGAGCAATTACTTAAAAATCCATTAGTTAAGGAGGTTAAATATCAGCAATCATTAGTTGACCAAATGAACCAGAATTTAACCGCGATTAGCCTGGTTATATTAGCCTTCGCATCCATATTTGTGGTGGTTTCGGTAGCATTGATCAACAATACTATCCGGTTGGCTATTTACTCTCAAAGGTTTTTAATTAAATCAATGCAGTTGGTAGGCGCTACCAAAAACTTTATCCGCAAGCCGTTTATATTATATGGTATATGGCATGGTATACTGGGCGGATTGATCGCTATTATTATTCTGATTGGCACGTTATACCTCGCCAACCTTCAAATACCCGATCTGATCATACTGCAAAGCAATGTTGAGTTTGGAATTGTGTTTTTGCTGGTGTTAGGTTTAGGTGTATTCATTTCGGGCGTAAGTACCTGGTTAGCGGTCAATAAATTTTTACGTTTAAAAATCTACGACCTTTACAGGTAG
- a CDS encoding DUF3098 domain-containing protein has protein sequence MAKSAQTIKTQKEPTGAPVKFIFERTNYMWFIISIAVVTVGFFLMAGTTDIYSTTKIVVAPVVVLAGFGIGFYAILKK, from the coding sequence ATGGCAAAGAGCGCGCAAACTATAAAAACGCAAAAGGAGCCCACAGGCGCACCTGTTAAATTTATTTTTGAGAGAACTAACTACATGTGGTTCATCATCAGCATAGCTGTTGTTACTGTTGGCTTTTTCTTAATGGCCGGCACTACAGATATTTATAGCACTACAAAAATTGTAGTTGCGCCAGTTGTTGTATTGGCAGGTTTCGGCATTGGTTTTTATGCTATCCTCAAAAAATAA
- a CDS encoding undecaprenyl-diphosphate phosphatase, whose product MNIFHVIVLAIIEGLTEFLPVSSTGHMVVASSLMGIGKDEFVKLFEIVIQLGAILSVVVLYFKRFFRSFKFYIKLVVGVIPAVIFGVLFKSKIQMLLENPLVVGAALVVGGVVLLFVDDWFKKPTITKEEDISYLTALKIGFFQCLAMIPGVSRSASSIIGGMSQKLSRMAAAEFSFFLAVPTMFGATLKDVYDFYKDGGISQADLYQDIKFLLVGSLIAFIVALLAIKSFITFLERKGFKVFGWYRIIAGIIIIILYYTGNALNTI is encoded by the coding sequence ATGAATATTTTTCATGTTATAGTTTTGGCCATTATTGAAGGCCTTACTGAGTTTTTGCCTGTTTCGTCAACAGGGCACATGGTCGTAGCCAGTTCTTTAATGGGCATAGGCAAAGATGAGTTTGTGAAACTTTTTGAAATTGTGATCCAGTTAGGCGCTATTCTTTCGGTAGTGGTGCTTTATTTCAAGCGTTTTTTTCGCTCATTTAAGTTCTACATTAAATTAGTTGTTGGTGTAATACCGGCAGTTATATTCGGTGTTCTTTTTAAGAGCAAGATACAAATGTTGCTGGAGAATCCGTTGGTGGTTGGCGCAGCATTGGTTGTTGGTGGCGTAGTACTGCTTTTTGTTGACGACTGGTTTAAGAAGCCTACAATAACCAAGGAAGAGGATATTAGCTACCTTACAGCGCTTAAAATAGGTTTCTTTCAATGTTTGGCCATGATACCAGGCGTATCGCGTTCGGCATCATCTATTATTGGCGGTATGTCACAAAAGCTAAGCAGAATGGCGGCTGCAGAGTTTTCTTTCTTTCTGGCTGTTCCCACAATGTTTGGTGCAACCTTAAAAGATGTTTATGACTTTTATAAAGATGGCGGTATTAGTCAGGCAGATCTGTATCAGGATATCAAATTCTTATTAGTGGGTAGCCTAATAGCTTTTATTGTAGCATTGTTAGCTATCAAATCCTTTATTACCTTTTTGGAACGTAAGGGCTTCAAAGTATTTGGCTGGTATCGCATTATAGCAGGTATCATCATTATTATATTGTACTATACAGGCAACGCTCTGAATACTATTTAA
- a CDS encoding efflux RND transporter periplasmic adaptor subunit has protein sequence MGKTTKYILIGLGIVVVLLIIGKATGVIGKEQKTKVATEKAANREINETVSASGKIMPHVEVKISPEVSGEVVELPIKEGDVVKKGQLLIKIRPDILQSGYNRAVASLNSQKANVANSSQMQKQAEATYNNQAANYKRSKELFEKKVLTAAEFDQAKASYESAVAGLEASKQSVIAAKFGMQQSEATVKEANDNLMKTTIYAPVDGVVSKLSVEIGERVLGTQQFAGTEIMTISNLNDMDVNVDVNENDINRISLGDESLIQVDAFSGKKFKGRVTEIGSSANVVGTTADQVTNFTVKVRIDAASYADILNSKSNNPSPFRPGLTATVDIMTNHTKALSVPIQSVTTREEKKDESAPKKDDSDTKTTASAAPAKEYVFVYEASGKVKQVQVTTGIQDDTYVQILSGLKDGDEVVSAPYPAISKTLKDGALVEKVDKAKLFTSTEEK, from the coding sequence ATGGGAAAAACTACTAAATATATTCTAATTGGTTTAGGCATCGTTGTGGTGCTGCTTATTATTGGTAAGGCAACGGGCGTTATCGGTAAAGAACAAAAAACAAAGGTTGCTACCGAAAAAGCCGCCAACCGCGAGATCAACGAAACGGTTTCTGCCAGCGGAAAAATCATGCCGCACGTAGAAGTTAAGATCAGTCCTGAGGTATCCGGCGAGGTAGTTGAACTGCCTATTAAAGAAGGTGATGTGGTAAAAAAAGGTCAGTTATTGATCAAAATACGTCCGGACATTTTGCAATCGGGATATAACCGCGCAGTTGCTTCGCTCAACTCACAAAAAGCAAACGTGGCTAACTCAAGCCAAATGCAAAAACAAGCCGAAGCTACTTACAACAACCAGGCTGCCAACTACAAACGCAGTAAGGAATTATTTGAAAAGAAGGTGCTTACTGCTGCCGAGTTTGACCAGGCCAAAGCAAGCTATGAAAGTGCCGTTGCCGGTTTAGAAGCTTCTAAACAAAGCGTTATAGCAGCAAAATTTGGCATGCAGCAATCTGAAGCTACTGTAAAAGAAGCGAATGACAACCTGATGAAAACAACTATTTACGCTCCGGTTGATGGTGTTGTATCGAAATTATCTGTTGAAATTGGCGAACGTGTTTTGGGAACCCAACAATTTGCAGGTACCGAGATCATGACCATTTCAAACCTTAATGACATGGATGTTAACGTAGACGTTAACGAGAACGACATTAACCGCATAAGCCTTGGTGATGAGTCGCTTATTCAGGTTGACGCTTTTTCAGGAAAAAAATTCAAAGGCAGGGTTACTGAGATTGGCAGTTCTGCTAACGTGGTTGGAACTACTGCCGACCAGGTGACCAACTTTACCGTTAAAGTGCGTATTGATGCTGCATCATACGCGGATATACTGAACAGTAAATCTAACAATCCATCGCCGTTCCGTCCGGGGCTTACCGCTACGGTTGATATTATGACCAATCATACCAAAGCGTTATCGGTCCCTATCCAGTCTGTTACCACCCGCGAGGAGAAGAAAGACGAGTCGGCTCCTAAGAAAGATGACAGCGACACCAAAACTACTGCCAGTGCCGCACCTGCTAAAGAATACGTTTTTGTGTATGAAGCTTCAGGTAAAGTTAAACAGGTACAGGTTACTACAGGTATCCAGGATGATACCTATGTGCAAATCTTATCAGGCCTGAAAGATGGAGACGAAGTGGTATCAGCACCATATCCTGCTATTTCAAAAACGCTGAAAGACGGCGCACTGGTTGAGAAGGTTGACAAAGCCAAGCTATTCACCAGCACAGAAGAGAAATAA
- a CDS encoding TolC family protein gives MKQNTSVLKRAGIMAALLVTAGFTVKAQERITLQQAVDRMLANNLNIKQAQVTEAIGYADLQQSKNNLLPSLNGSSNGGYNFGRSQVAGTFAFSNQASFNVNANAQMNVTLFQGGQLRNQIIQNRLTVDVNQSNTAKIKNDLILNVVTTYLQILVNQDLVTAAKQQIDIANQNQQRVQISFDAGKNTLADLSQAKAQSATANLNLTNAENQLNISVLTLKQLMEMNPYTEITVERPDISRLTNVQTAYDANEVANTALGINPDIKLAEARERTFAQSIKIAKGAYYPTLSMYGNLASSYSNRFTQILGYTPPTFPVIGKVEGSNTSVISVTPSVSPIQGPYPFLDQFRNNFNQGVGLSLQIPIFNRFLAHTNVKKAQLNYQNAQLNTQLSKNNLTKIIMQAVLDLNAATKQYQSATQTFEANRDALNVTQQRYDVGLVNSLDYNTAVTNFNRSQNDMIQAQYAVIFRSKIIDYYLGKTITL, from the coding sequence ATGAAGCAAAATACATCAGTATTAAAACGTGCAGGTATAATGGCCGCTTTGCTGGTTACCGCAGGTTTTACTGTTAAAGCGCAGGAAAGAATAACCCTGCAGCAAGCGGTTGACCGCATGTTAGCCAACAACCTTAACATCAAGCAGGCACAGGTTACAGAAGCAATTGGTTATGCCGATCTGCAACAATCAAAAAACAACCTGTTGCCAAGCCTTAACGGAAGCTCAAATGGTGGCTACAACTTTGGCCGAAGCCAGGTTGCAGGTACCTTCGCCTTCTCTAACCAGGCCTCATTTAACGTTAACGCAAATGCCCAAATGAACGTCACCTTGTTTCAGGGCGGCCAGTTGCGCAACCAGATCATTCAAAACAGGTTAACCGTTGATGTTAATCAAAGCAATACGGCTAAAATTAAAAATGATCTGATACTAAATGTTGTAACCACTTATCTGCAAATTTTAGTTAACCAAGATCTGGTAACAGCAGCTAAACAACAGATAGACATTGCCAATCAAAACCAACAAAGGGTACAAATAAGTTTTGATGCCGGTAAAAACACACTTGCCGACTTGTCGCAGGCTAAAGCACAATCAGCTACGGCTAATCTTAATTTAACCAATGCTGAAAACCAGCTTAATATATCTGTACTTACGTTGAAGCAGTTGATGGAAATGAATCCATATACTGAAATAACAGTAGAGCGTCCGGATATTAGCAGATTGACCAATGTACAAACAGCATATGATGCCAATGAAGTTGCCAACACTGCATTAGGCATTAACCCGGATATTAAGCTTGCTGAAGCGAGAGAGCGCACGTTTGCACAATCTATCAAAATTGCCAAAGGTGCTTACTACCCAACATTAAGCATGTATGGTAACCTTGCTTCCAGTTATTCTAACAGATTTACACAAATTTTAGGTTACACACCTCCTACTTTCCCTGTTATAGGAAAGGTTGAAGGTTCAAATACCAGTGTTATTTCTGTAACACCGTCAGTAAGCCCAATACAAGGCCCATATCCTTTTCTTGATCAATTTAGAAACAACTTTAACCAAGGCGTAGGTTTAAGTTTACAAATACCCATATTTAACAGATTTTTAGCGCATACTAACGTTAAAAAGGCACAACTTAATTATCAAAACGCACAGCTTAATACGCAGTTGTCAAAAAACAACCTTACCAAAATAATTATGCAGGCTGTACTTGATCTGAATGCAGCTACCAAGCAATATCAATCTGCTACTCAAACTTTTGAGGCTAACAGAGATGCGTTAAATGTTACGCAACAACGTTATGACGTGGGTTTGGTCAACTCGTTAGATTATAATACAGCGGTTACCAACTTTAACAGATCGCAAAACGATATGATCCAGGCACAATACGCTGTCATTTTCAGAAGTAAAATAATTGACTATTATTTAGGTAAAACTATCACTCTTTAA